The following proteins are encoded in a genomic region of Planktothrix serta PCC 8927:
- a CDS encoding Ig-like domain-containing protein — protein sequence KTYTFDVTPTADGNITVDIPAAKATNTLGNNNAAATQLIRAADITAPTVTLTSAAPSTVNGLFTVTAAFSEDVSNFINTDITVGNGTVSNFVTVDAKTYTFDVTPTADGTVTVDIPGAKATDTVGNNNTAATQLTRIANTVAPTVTLTSAAAATVNAPFTVTATFSEDVTGFVDTDITVGNGTVSNFVTVDGKTYTFDVTPTADGTVTVDIPGAKATDTVGNSNTAATQLTRIANTVAPTVTLTSAAAATVNGLFTVTATFSEDVTGFVDTDITVANATVGNFVTVDAKTYTFDVTPTADGNVTVDIPAAKATNTLGNNNAAATQLIRAADLTAPTVTL from the coding sequence CAAAACCTACACCTTTGATGTGACTCCAACTGCGGATGGAAATATCACCGTAGATATTCCTGCGGCTAAAGCTACTAATACTCTGGGTAATAATAATGCCGCAGCAACTCAGTTAATTCGCGCAGCAGATATTACCGCCCCAACGGTTACTTTAACCTCAGCTGCCCCATCCACAGTCAACGGTTTATTTACCGTCACTGCTGCCTTCAGTGAAGATGTCAGTAATTTTATCAATACTGATATTACTGTAGGAAATGGAACTGTTAGTAACTTTGTCACAGTTGATGCCAAAACCTACACCTTTGATGTGACTCCAACTGCGGATGGAACTGTCACCGTAGATATTCCTGGGGCTAAAGCAACTGATACTGTCGGTAATAATAATACCGCAGCAACTCAGCTAACTCGTATTGCTAATACTGTTGCCCCAACGGTTACTTTAACCTCAGCTGCCGCTGCCACAGTTAACGCTCCATTTACCGTCACTGCGACCTTCAGTGAAGATGTCACTGGCTTTGTTGATACTGATATTACTGTAGGAAATGGAACTGTTAGTAACTTCGTCACAGTTGATGGCAAAACCTACACCTTTGATGTGACTCCAACTGCGGATGGAACTGTCACCGTAGATATTCCTGGGGCTAAAGCAACTGATACTGTCGGTAATAGTAATACCGCAGCAACTCAGCTAACTCGTATTGCTAATACTGTTGCCCCAACTGTTACTTTAACCTCAGCTGCCGCTGCCACAGTTAACGGTTTATTTACCGTCACTGCTACCTTCAGTGAAGATGTCACTGGCTTTGTTGATACTGATATTACCGTTGCTAATGCAACAGTCGGTAACTTTGTCACAGTTGATGCCAAAACCTACACCTTTGATGTGACTCCAACTGCGGATGGAAATGTCACCGTAGATATTCCTGCGGCTAAAGCTACTAATACTCTGGGTAATAATAATGCCGCAGCAACTCAGTTAATTCGCGCAGCCGATCTTACCGCCCCAACGGTTACTTTAA